A genomic stretch from Streptomyces venezuelae ATCC 10712 includes:
- the prmC gene encoding peptide chain release factor N(5)-glutamine methyltransferase: MNLLLAEVAQATQRLADAGVPSPRFDAEELAAFVHGVKRGELHNVKDADFDARYWETVARREAREPLQHITGRAFFRYLELQVGPGVFVPRPETESVVGWAIDAVRAMDVVEPLIVDLCTGSGAIALAMAQEVPRSRVHAVELSDDALVWTRKNAEGSRVTVHQGDALSALPELDGQVDLVISNPPYIPLTEWEYVAPEARDHDPEMALFSGEDGLDTIRGIERTAHRLLRPGGLVVIEHADTQGGQVPWIFNEEAGWADAADHPDLNNRPRFATARKAMP; encoded by the coding sequence GTGAACCTGCTGCTTGCCGAGGTGGCCCAGGCCACCCAGCGGCTGGCCGACGCCGGCGTTCCCTCACCGCGTTTCGACGCCGAGGAGCTCGCCGCGTTCGTGCACGGCGTCAAGCGGGGGGAGCTGCACAACGTCAAGGACGCGGACTTCGACGCCCGCTACTGGGAGACGGTCGCCCGCCGCGAGGCCCGCGAACCCCTCCAGCACATCACCGGGCGGGCGTTCTTCCGCTACCTGGAGCTCCAGGTCGGGCCCGGGGTCTTCGTGCCCCGCCCGGAGACCGAGTCCGTGGTCGGCTGGGCCATAGACGCCGTCCGCGCGATGGACGTCGTCGAACCCCTCATCGTCGACCTCTGCACCGGCTCCGGAGCCATCGCGCTCGCCATGGCCCAGGAGGTGCCGCGCTCACGCGTGCACGCCGTCGAACTCTCCGACGACGCGCTCGTGTGGACCCGGAAGAACGCCGAGGGCTCCCGCGTCACCGTCCACCAGGGCGACGCGCTCAGCGCGCTCCCCGAACTGGACGGCCAGGTCGACCTGGTCATCTCCAACCCCCCGTACATCCCGCTCACCGAGTGGGAGTACGTGGCACCCGAGGCCCGCGACCACGACCCGGAGATGGCCCTCTTCTCCGGCGAGGACGGCCTCGACACCATCCGCGGCATCGAGCGCACCGCCCACCGGCTGCTGCGCCCCGGTGGCCTCGTCGTCATCGAGCACGCGGACACCCAGGGCGGGCAGGTGCCCTGGATCTTCAACGAGGAGGCCGGCTGGGCCGACGCCGCCGACCACCCCGACCTGAACAACCGGCCGCGCTTCGCGACCGCCCGCAAGGCGATGCCATGA
- a CDS encoding L-threonylcarbamoyladenylate synthase, which yields MARRYDCNEATDRVTGLREAASAVRRGELVVLPTDTVYGIGADAFSSEAVADLLAAKGRGRNMPTPVLIGSPNTLHGLVTDFSEQAWELVDAFWPGALTLVAKHQPSLQWDLGDTRGTVAIRMPLHPVAIELLTEVGPMAVSSANLTGHPSPEDCDAAQQMLGDSVSVYLDGGPTPGIVPSSIVDVTGKVPVLLRQGALSPEELRKVVPDLEVAN from the coding sequence ATGGCACGGCGATACGACTGCAACGAGGCGACCGACCGTGTGACCGGTCTGCGCGAGGCCGCGTCCGCCGTCCGCCGGGGCGAGCTGGTCGTGCTGCCCACCGACACCGTGTACGGGATCGGGGCGGACGCCTTCAGCAGCGAGGCCGTCGCGGACCTGCTCGCCGCCAAGGGCCGGGGCCGCAACATGCCCACACCCGTGCTCATCGGCTCCCCGAACACCCTCCACGGCCTGGTCACGGACTTCTCCGAGCAGGCCTGGGAGCTCGTCGACGCCTTCTGGCCCGGCGCGCTCACCCTCGTCGCCAAGCACCAGCCGTCCCTGCAGTGGGACCTCGGCGACACCCGGGGCACCGTCGCCATCCGCATGCCGCTGCACCCCGTGGCGATCGAGCTGCTCACCGAGGTCGGCCCGATGGCCGTCTCCTCGGCCAACCTCACCGGCCACCCCTCGCCGGAGGACTGCGACGCGGCCCAGCAGATGCTCGGCGACTCCGTCTCCGTCTACCTCGACGGCGGCCCGACGCCCGGCATCGTCCCCTCGTCCATCGTCGACGTCACGGGCAAGGTGCCGGTGCTGCTGCGCCAGGGCGCGCTGTCCCCGGAGGAGCTCCGGAAGGTCGTACCCGACCTCGAGGTGGCGAATTGA
- a CDS encoding low molecular weight phosphatase family protein translates to MTAPEGRGIAGFEDSNTFRILHVSTGNVCRSPITERLTRHALVDRLGDPLGGGLIVESAGTWGHEGAPMEANAELVLADFGADYSGFVGRELLDEHVIRADLVLTATRDHRAQVISMGHSAGLRTFTLKEFTRLVRAIDPATLPDPRDEGMVERARALVRAAAALRGWLLAPSVDADEVNDPYGAPITFFRSIGDEINQALDPVVTALTGVSARG, encoded by the coding sequence TTGACCGCCCCTGAGGGGCGTGGCATAGCGGGGTTCGAAGACAGCAACACCTTCCGCATCCTCCACGTCAGCACCGGCAACGTCTGCCGCTCGCCGATCACCGAGCGGCTGACCCGCCATGCCCTGGTCGACCGGCTCGGCGACCCGCTGGGCGGCGGCCTGATCGTGGAGAGCGCGGGCACCTGGGGCCACGAGGGCGCCCCGATGGAGGCCAACGCGGAACTGGTCCTCGCCGACTTCGGCGCGGACTACAGCGGCTTCGTGGGACGCGAGCTCCTCGACGAACACGTCATCCGCGCGGACCTGGTCCTGACCGCGACCCGCGACCACCGCGCCCAGGTCATCTCGATGGGCCACTCGGCGGGGCTGCGCACCTTCACCCTGAAGGAGTTCACCCGCCTGGTCCGCGCGATCGACCCGGCGACCCTCCCCGACCCCCGCGACGAGGGCATGGTGGAACGCGCCCGCGCCCTGGTCCGCGCGGCGGCGGCACTCCGCGGCTGGCTCCTGGCCCCCTCGGTGGACGCGGACGAGGTCAACGACCCATATGGCGCCCCGATCACCTTCTTCCGCTCGATCGGCGACGAGATCAACCAGGCGCTGGACCCTGTGGTGACGGCGTTGACGGGCGTGTCGGCGCGCGGTTGA
- the glyA gene encoding serine hydroxymethyltransferase encodes MSVSAPPDEDLDVLRRQDPEIADVLLGEARRQADSLQLIAAENFTSPAVLAALGSPLANKYAEGYPGARHHGGCEYADAAERIAVERATALFGADHANVQAHSGSSAVLAAYAALLRPGDTVLAMGLEHGGHLTHGSPANFSGRWFDFVPYGVDAETGLVDYEQVAALARHHRPKAIVCGSISYPRHLDYALFREIADEVGAYLIADAAHPIGLVAGGAAPNPVPYADVVCATTHKVLRGPRGGMVLCGEELADRVDRAVFPFTQGGAQMHTIAAKAVAFGEASTPAFSGYAHQVVEHARVLAAALAAEGFALTTGGTDTHLITADPAPLGVDGRTARTRLAAAGVVLDTCALPYGEGRGIRLGTAAVTTQGMGAPEMARIAALFTAALRDDPAETARVRTEVRALTGRFPPYGR; translated from the coding sequence ATGTCGGTCAGTGCTCCACCCGATGAGGATCTCGACGTCCTGCGCCGGCAGGATCCGGAGATCGCCGATGTGCTGCTCGGTGAGGCGCGGCGGCAGGCCGACAGTCTGCAGTTGATCGCCGCCGAGAACTTCACCTCGCCCGCCGTCCTCGCCGCGCTCGGCTCCCCGCTCGCCAACAAGTACGCCGAGGGGTATCCCGGCGCCCGGCACCACGGTGGCTGCGAGTACGCCGACGCCGCCGAGCGGATCGCCGTGGAACGGGCCACCGCGCTGTTCGGGGCCGACCACGCGAACGTCCAGGCGCACTCGGGCTCCTCGGCCGTCCTGGCGGCGTACGCGGCTCTTCTGAGGCCCGGTGACACGGTCCTGGCCATGGGGCTCGAACACGGCGGGCACCTCACCCACGGTTCGCCCGCCAACTTCTCCGGCCGCTGGTTCGACTTCGTCCCGTACGGCGTCGACGCCGAGACCGGGCTCGTCGACTACGAGCAGGTCGCCGCGCTCGCCCGCCACCACCGGCCCAAGGCGATCGTCTGCGGGTCGATCTCCTACCCCCGCCACCTCGACTACGCGCTCTTCCGGGAGATCGCCGACGAGGTCGGGGCGTATCTGATCGCCGACGCCGCCCACCCCATCGGTCTCGTCGCCGGCGGCGCGGCCCCCAACCCCGTCCCGTACGCCGACGTGGTCTGCGCGACCACGCACAAGGTGCTGCGCGGCCCGCGCGGCGGGATGGTCCTGTGCGGCGAGGAGCTCGCGGACCGGGTCGACCGCGCGGTGTTCCCGTTCACCCAGGGCGGCGCCCAGATGCACACGATCGCCGCGAAGGCGGTGGCCTTCGGCGAGGCGTCCACCCCGGCGTTCTCCGGGTACGCCCATCAGGTGGTCGAGCACGCGCGCGTCCTCGCGGCCGCGCTCGCCGCCGAGGGCTTCGCGTTGACGACCGGCGGCACCGACACCCATCTCATCACCGCCGACCCCGCCCCGCTCGGCGTCGACGGCCGCACCGCCCGTACCCGGCTGGCCGCCGCCGGCGTGGTCCTCGACACCTGCGCCCTGCCGTACGGGGAGGGGCGCGGCATCCGGCTCGGTACCGCCGCGGTCACCACCCAGGGGATGGGTGCGCCGGAGATGGCGCGGATCGCCGCGCTGTTCACCGCCGCGCTGCGTGACGACCCCGCGGAGACGGCCAGGGTACGGACCGAGGTCCGGGCGCTGACCGGGCGATTTCCCCCGTATGGGCGGTGA
- a CDS encoding MraY family glycosyltransferase, which yields MRDYLLTLCVTAAVTYLLTGPVRKFAIATGAMPEIRARDVHREPTPRLGGIAMFFGLCAGLLVADHLQNLNSVFELSNEPRALLSGAALIWLIGVLDDKFELDALIKLGAQMISAGVMVAQGLTILWLPIPGVGVVSLTPWQGTLLTVALVVLTINAVNFVDGLDGLAAGMVCIAAAAFFLYAYRLWYGYTIEAAAPATLFTVILMGMCLGFLPHNMHPARIFMGDSGSMLIGLILAASAISITGQVDPDALKIFEGSTRQATHAALPVFIPLVLPLTIIAIPMADLILAIVRRTWKGQSPFAADRGHLHHRLLEIGHSHSRAVLIMYFWSALIAFGTLAYSVHSASMWIVLCVVALSAIGLVLLLLPRFTPRAPRWAQSVVPPRYRRRRPAPVVAVAAEPAVVEEERIPVPAGLHGSTAIGNRARFTDRRKAGTPS from the coding sequence GTGCGTGATTACCTGCTGACGCTCTGTGTCACGGCCGCGGTGACCTATCTGCTCACCGGTCCGGTGCGGAAGTTCGCCATCGCGACCGGGGCGATGCCGGAGATCCGCGCCCGCGACGTACACCGAGAACCGACTCCGCGGCTCGGTGGCATCGCCATGTTCTTCGGGCTGTGCGCGGGTCTGCTCGTCGCCGACCACCTGCAGAACCTGAACAGCGTCTTCGAGCTGTCCAACGAGCCGCGCGCGCTGCTCTCCGGCGCCGCCCTGATCTGGCTGATCGGCGTCCTGGACGACAAGTTCGAGCTGGACGCCCTGATCAAGCTGGGCGCGCAGATGATCTCGGCGGGTGTCATGGTCGCGCAGGGTCTGACGATCCTGTGGCTGCCGATCCCCGGTGTGGGCGTCGTCTCGCTGACCCCGTGGCAGGGCACGCTGCTGACCGTCGCCCTGGTCGTCCTCACCATCAACGCGGTCAACTTCGTCGACGGTCTCGACGGTCTCGCCGCCGGCATGGTCTGCATCGCCGCCGCCGCCTTCTTCCTGTACGCGTACCGCCTCTGGTACGGCTACACGATCGAGGCCGCCGCCCCCGCGACGCTCTTCACCGTCATCCTCATGGGCATGTGCCTGGGCTTCCTGCCGCACAACATGCACCCGGCGCGGATCTTCATGGGCGACTCGGGCTCGATGCTGATCGGTCTGATCCTGGCGGCCTCCGCCATCTCGATCACGGGCCAGGTCGACCCGGACGCGCTGAAGATCTTCGAGGGCTCGACCCGTCAGGCCACCCACGCCGCGCTGCCGGTCTTCATCCCGCTGGTGCTGCCGCTGACGATCATCGCGATCCCGATGGCGGACCTGATCCTCGCGATCGTCCGCCGTACGTGGAAGGGCCAGTCGCCATTCGCGGCGGACCGCGGGCACCTGCACCACCGGCTCCTGGAGATCGGGCACTCGCACAGCCGCGCGGTCCTGATCATGTACTTCTGGTCGGCGCTCATCGCCTTCGGGACGCTGGCGTACTCGGTCCACTCGGCGTCGATGTGGATCGTGCTCTGCGTCGTCGCGCTGAGCGCGATCGGTCTGGTGCTGCTCCTGCTGCCGCGCTTCACGCCGCGCGCTCCGCGCTGGGCCCAGTCGGTCGTGCCGCCGCGTTACCGCCGCCGCAGGCCGGCGCCCGTCGTGGCGGTCGCCGCGGAGCCGGCCGTGGTCGAGGAGGAGCGGATTCCGGTGCCCGCGGGGCTCCACGGCTCCACCGCCATCGGCAACCGGGCGCGGTTCACCGACAGGCGGAAGGCCGGAACGCCAAGTTGA
- the atpB gene encoding F0F1 ATP synthase subunit A, which produces MSADQTLAFDPDCHIFTGCGFPAPGLHTFMYEPMFSVGGFDFTKPMLLAILGSLVVVGFFWAAFNKPKLIPGKMQMVGEAGYDFVRRGIVYEIIGKKDGEKYVPLMVSMFFFVWMLNLWSIIPLAQFPVTSLIAFPAALALIVYVLWVSLTFKKHGFVGGWKNIVGYDKSLGPILPLVVVLEFFSNLLIRPFTHAVRLFANMFAGHLLIVMFSLATWYLMNGLGFVYAGASFVMVLVMTAFELFIQAVQAYVFVLLACSYVQGALSEHH; this is translated from the coding sequence GTGAGTGCTGACCAGACGCTTGCCTTCGACCCGGATTGCCACATCTTCACCGGATGTGGCTTCCCGGCGCCGGGCCTGCACACGTTCATGTACGAGCCCATGTTCTCCGTGGGTGGCTTCGACTTCACCAAGCCGATGCTGCTCGCGATCCTGGGCTCGCTCGTGGTCGTCGGGTTCTTCTGGGCCGCCTTCAACAAGCCCAAGCTGATCCCCGGCAAGATGCAGATGGTCGGTGAGGCCGGTTACGACTTCGTGCGCCGCGGCATCGTCTACGAGATCATCGGCAAGAAGGACGGCGAGAAGTACGTCCCGCTGATGGTGTCGATGTTCTTCTTCGTGTGGATGCTGAACCTCTGGTCGATCATCCCGCTCGCCCAGTTCCCGGTCACCTCGCTGATCGCCTTCCCGGCGGCACTCGCGCTGATCGTCTACGTCCTCTGGGTGTCGCTGACCTTCAAGAAGCACGGCTTCGTCGGCGGCTGGAAGAACATCGTCGGCTACGACAAGTCGCTCGGCCCGATCCTGCCGCTGGTCGTCGTGCTCGAGTTCTTCTCGAACCTGCTGATCCGGCCCTTCACGCACGCGGTCCGACTGTTCGCGAACATGTTCGCCGGTCACCTGCTGATCGTGATGTTCTCGCTCGCCACCTGGTACCTCATGAACGGCCTGGGCTTCGTCTACGCCGGCGCCTCGTTCGTGATGGTCCTCGTGATGACCGCCTTCGAGCTCTTCATCCAGGCCGTCCAGGCGTACGTCTTCGTGCTCCTGGCCTGCAGCTACGTCCAGGGCGCGCTCTCCGAGCACCACTGA
- the atpE gene encoding ATP synthase F0 subunit C: MSALETLAAVNGNVASIGYGLAAIGPGVGVGIIFGNGTQALARQPEAAGLIRTNQIMGFAFCEALALIGIVMGFVYK; the protein is encoded by the coding sequence ATGTCCGCTCTCGAGACTCTCGCCGCCGTCAACGGAAACGTCGCCTCCATCGGCTACGGCCTCGCGGCCATCGGCCCCGGCGTCGGCGTCGGCATCATCTTCGGTAACGGCACCCAGGCCCTCGCCCGCCAGCCCGAGGCTGCCGGCCTGATCCGCACCAACCAGATCATGGGTTTCGCGTTCTGTGAGGCGCTCGCCCTCATCGGCATCGTCATGGGCTTCGTCTACAAGTAA
- a CDS encoding F0F1 ATP synthase subunit B, giving the protein MNALLLAAAEEPQPPLIPHADELVIGLIAFVIVFGFLAKKLLPNINKVLEQRREAIEGGIEKAESAQIEAQSVLEQYKAQLAEARHEAARLRQEATEQGTAIIQEMKAEGQRQREEIIAAGHTQIEADRKAASASLRQDVGKLATDLAGKLVGESLEDVARQSRTIDRFLDELEEKAEAVR; this is encoded by the coding sequence GTGAACGCTCTGCTTCTTGCGGCAGCGGAGGAGCCCCAGCCTCCTCTGATTCCGCACGCCGACGAGCTCGTCATCGGCCTGATCGCCTTCGTCATCGTCTTCGGCTTCCTCGCCAAGAAGCTCCTCCCGAACATCAACAAGGTTCTGGAGCAGCGCCGCGAGGCCATCGAGGGTGGCATCGAGAAGGCCGAGTCGGCCCAGATCGAGGCTCAGAGTGTGCTGGAGCAGTACAAGGCCCAGCTCGCCGAGGCCCGCCACGAGGCCGCGCGTCTTCGCCAGGAGGCGACGGAGCAGGGCACCGCGATCATCCAGGAGATGAAGGCGGAAGGCCAGCGCCAGCGCGAGGAGATCATCGCGGCCGGTCACACGCAGATCGAGGCCGACCGCAAGGCCGCTTCTGCTTCGCTGCGTCAGGACGTGGGCAAGCTCGCCACCGACCTGGCCGGCAAGCTGGTCGGCGAGTCCCTCGAGGACGTCGCCCGCCAGAGCCGGACGATCGACCGCTTCCTCGACGAGCTCGAGGAGAAGGCGGAGGCCGTCCGATGA
- a CDS encoding F0F1 ATP synthase subunit delta has translation MNGASREALAAARESLDALTDNTSADATTLADELAAVTTLLDREVSLRRVLTDPAQSGEAKAELAQRLLSGQVGGATVDLVSGMVRSRWSRSRDLVDATEELANTADLTAAQKAGALDGVEDELFRFGRIVSSSPELRSALTDKAATATAKGELLRSLLGGKANAATERLVVRLVTQPRGRSLEAGLESLSKLAAARRNRMVAVVTSAVPLSDQQKQRLGAVLAKLYGREMHLNLDVDPSVLGGITVQVGDEVINGSIAERLGEATRRLAG, from the coding sequence ATGAACGGAGCGAGCCGCGAGGCACTGGCCGCCGCACGCGAGTCCCTCGACGCGCTGACCGACAACACGTCGGCCGACGCGACGACGCTCGCGGACGAGCTGGCCGCAGTCACCACGCTGCTCGACCGCGAGGTGTCGCTGCGCCGGGTCCTGACCGACCCCGCGCAGTCGGGTGAGGCCAAGGCCGAGCTCGCGCAGCGACTCCTGAGCGGTCAGGTGGGCGGCGCGACCGTCGACCTGGTGTCCGGCATGGTGCGTTCCCGCTGGTCGCGCTCGCGTGACCTGGTCGACGCGACCGAGGAACTGGCGAACACCGCCGACCTCACCGCGGCGCAGAAGGCGGGCGCCCTCGACGGCGTCGAGGACGAGCTGTTCCGCTTCGGCCGGATCGTGTCCTCCAGCCCCGAGCTGCGCTCGGCGCTGACGGACAAGGCCGCCACGGCCACCGCCAAGGGCGAGCTGCTCCGCAGCCTGCTCGGCGGCAAGGCCAACGCCGCCACCGAGCGTCTGGTCGTCCGTCTGGTGACCCAGCCCCGGGGACGTAGCCTGGAAGCGGGACTCGAGTCCCTGTCCAAGCTCGCCGCGGCGCGCCGGAACCGGATGGTCGCCGTCGTCACCTCGGCGGTGCCGCTGTCGGACCAGCAGAAGCAGCGCCTCGGAGCCGTACTCGCGAAGCTGTACGGCCGCGAGATGCACCTGAACCTGGACGTGGACCCCTCGGTCCTCGGCGGGATCACGGTGCAGGTCGGCGACGAGGTCATCAACGGCTCGATCGCGGAGCGCCTCGGCGAGGCGACCCGTCGACTGGCCGGCTGA
- the atpA gene encoding F0F1 ATP synthase subunit alpha codes for MAELTIRPEEIRDALENFVQSYQPDAASREEVGTVSLAGDGIAKVEGLPSAMANELLKFEDGTLGLALNLEEREIGAIVLGEFSGIEEGQSVQRTGEVLSVGVGEGYLGRVVDPLGNPIDGLGEIATEGRRALELQAPGVMARKSVHEPMETGYKAVDAMTPVGRGQRQLIIGDRQTGKTALCVDTIINQRDNWRSGDVNKQVRCIYVAVGQKGSTIASVRGALEEAGALEYTTIVAAPASDPAGFKYLAPYTGSAIGQHWMYQGKHVLIVFDDLSKQADAYRAVSLLLRRPPGREAYPGDVFYLHSRLLERCAKLSDELGAGSMTGLPIVETKANDVSAFIPTNVISITDGQCFLESDLFNAGQRPALNVGISVSRVGGSAQHKAMKQISGRLRVDLAQFRELEAFAAFGSDLDAASKAQLERGQRMVELLKQAQYQPMPTENQVVSVWAGTTGKMDDVPVVDIRRFEAELLAYLRQNHSGLMTSIREGGKMSDDTLTAVGDAIAEFKKQFETSDGKLLGEDAPAAVNVSK; via the coding sequence ATGGCGGAGCTCACGATCCGGCCGGAGGAGATCCGGGACGCACTGGAGAACTTCGTCCAGTCGTACCAGCCGGACGCGGCCTCGCGCGAGGAGGTCGGCACGGTCAGCCTGGCCGGTGACGGTATCGCGAAGGTCGAGGGTCTTCCCTCGGCCATGGCGAACGAGCTGCTGAAGTTCGAGGACGGGACCCTCGGTCTCGCGCTGAACCTCGAAGAGCGCGAGATCGGTGCGATCGTCCTCGGCGAGTTCAGCGGCATCGAGGAGGGTCAGTCGGTGCAGCGCACCGGCGAGGTCCTCTCCGTCGGCGTCGGTGAGGGATACCTGGGTCGCGTCGTCGACCCGCTCGGCAACCCGATCGACGGTCTCGGCGAGATCGCGACCGAGGGCCGCCGCGCCCTCGAGCTGCAGGCCCCGGGCGTTATGGCCCGTAAGTCGGTGCACGAGCCGATGGAGACCGGCTACAAGGCCGTCGACGCCATGACGCCGGTCGGCCGTGGTCAGCGTCAGCTGATCATCGGTGACCGTCAGACCGGCAAGACCGCTCTGTGCGTCGACACGATCATCAACCAGCGCGACAACTGGCGCTCGGGCGACGTGAACAAGCAGGTCCGCTGCATCTACGTCGCCGTCGGCCAGAAGGGCTCGACCATCGCGTCCGTGCGCGGCGCCCTGGAAGAGGCCGGTGCGCTCGAGTACACGACGATCGTCGCCGCCCCGGCGTCCGACCCGGCCGGCTTCAAGTACCTGGCGCCGTACACCGGCTCCGCCATCGGTCAGCACTGGATGTACCAGGGCAAGCACGTCCTGATCGTCTTCGACGACCTGTCGAAGCAGGCCGACGCCTACCGCGCCGTGTCGCTGCTGCTGCGCCGCCCGCCGGGCCGTGAGGCCTACCCGGGTGACGTCTTCTACCTGCACTCGCGTCTGCTCGAGCGCTGCGCGAAGCTCTCGGACGAGCTGGGTGCCGGTTCGATGACCGGTCTTCCGATCGTCGAGACCAAGGCGAACGACGTGTCGGCGTTCATCCCGACCAACGTCATCTCCATCACCGACGGCCAGTGCTTCCTGGAGTCCGACCTGTTCAACGCCGGCCAGCGTCCGGCCCTGAACGTCGGTATCTCGGTCTCGCGTGTCGGTGGCTCCGCCCAGCACAAGGCGATGAAGCAGATCTCCGGTCGCCTCCGCGTGGACCTGGCCCAGTTCCGTGAGCTGGAGGCGTTCGCCGCCTTCGGTTCCGACCTGGACGCCGCCTCCAAGGCGCAGCTGGAGCGTGGACAGCGCATGGTCGAGCTGCTCAAGCAGGCTCAGTACCAGCCGATGCCCACCGAGAACCAGGTCGTCTCCGTCTGGGCCGGCACCACCGGCAAGATGGACGACGTCCCGGTCGTCGACATCCGTCGCTTCGAGGCCGAGCTCCTGGCGTACCTCCGCCAGAACCACTCGGGTCTCATGACCTCCATCCGTGAGGGCGGCAAGATGTCCGACGACACCCTGACGGCCGTGGGCGACGCCATCGCGGAGTTCAAGAAGCAGTTCGAGACCTCTGACGGCAAGCTGCTGGGCGAGGACGCTCCTGCCGCCGTCAACGTCTCGAAGTGA
- a CDS encoding F0F1 ATP synthase subunit gamma → MGAQLRVYKRRIKSVTATKKITKAMEMIAASRVVKAQRKVQASTPYATELTRAVTAVATGANDKHPLTTEAENPIRAAVLLLSSDRGLAGAFNSNAIKAAEKLTAKLEGEGREVTIYVVGRRGIAHYNFRERKLAGSWTGFTDQPSYGDAKTIAAPLIEAIEQDTAEGGVDELHIVYTEFVSMMTQTAVEARLLPLSLDEVAKEAGDKDTLRPLYDFEPSAEDVLDALLPRYVESRIYNALLQSAASKHAATRRAMKSATDNAGDLINNLSRLANAARQAEITQEISEIVGGTAALADATAGSDK, encoded by the coding sequence ATGGGAGCGCAGCTCCGGGTCTACAAGCGTCGCATCAAATCCGTCACCGCGACGAAGAAGATCACCAAGGCGATGGAGATGATCGCCGCCTCGCGTGTCGTCAAGGCGCAGCGCAAGGTGCAGGCGTCGACTCCGTACGCGACCGAGCTGACGCGCGCGGTCACGGCGGTGGCCACGGGTGCGAACGACAAGCACCCGCTGACCACCGAGGCGGAGAACCCGATCCGCGCCGCGGTCCTGCTCCTTTCGAGCGACCGCGGTCTGGCCGGTGCCTTCAACTCCAACGCCATCAAGGCGGCGGAGAAGCTCACGGCGAAGCTCGAGGGCGAGGGCCGCGAGGTCACGATCTACGTCGTCGGCCGTCGTGGTATCGCGCACTACAACTTCCGTGAGCGGAAGCTGGCCGGCTCGTGGACCGGGTTCACGGACCAGCCGTCGTACGGCGACGCCAAGACGATCGCGGCTCCGCTGATCGAGGCGATCGAGCAGGACACGGCGGAGGGTGGTGTGGACGAGCTCCACATCGTCTACACCGAGTTCGTCTCGATGATGACGCAGACGGCGGTCGAGGCCCGGCTGCTGCCCCTCAGCCTCGACGAGGTGGCGAAGGAGGCGGGCGACAAGGACACCCTTCGTCCGCTGTACGACTTCGAGCCGTCGGCGGAGGACGTCCTCGACGCCCTGCTGCCCCGGTACGTCGAGAGCCGGATCTACAACGCGCTGCTGCAGTCGGCTGCTTCCAAGCACGCCGCCACGCGACGCGCGATGAAGTCGGCGACCGACAACGCGGGAGACTTGATCAACAACCTCTCCCGACTTGCCAACGCGGCCCGCCAGGCCGAAATCACCCAGGAAATCAGCGAGATCGTCGGTGGCACCGCAGCCCTGGCCGACGCGACCGCGGGGAGTGACAAGTAA